From a single Lewinella sp. LCG006 genomic region:
- a CDS encoding DUF3467 domain-containing protein, which yields MAEQKKAKNQLNIELPEDVAEGTYANLAVIAHSNSEFIIDFLRLVPNVPKAKVKSRIILTPQHAKRLLRALADNVQRFESQHGIIQETEPNTGGIPPIGFTPTAQA from the coding sequence ATGGCCGAGCAAAAAAAGGCAAAAAATCAGCTTAACATTGAATTACCCGAAGATGTTGCGGAAGGTACCTACGCTAACTTGGCGGTGATCGCACATTCCAATAGTGAATTCATCATTGACTTTCTCCGTTTGGTACCTAATGTACCTAAAGCCAAAGTGAAATCACGCATTATCCTCACCCCTCAGCACGCTAAACGTTTGTTGAGAGCTTTGGCGGATAACGTGCAAAGATTTGAAAGCCAGCACGGCATCATTCAAGAAACGGAGCCCAATACGGGAGGTATTCCTCCAATCGGGTTTACGCCAACGGCACAAGCTTAA
- the topA gene encoding type I DNA topoisomerase, which produces MPKNLVIVESPAKAKTIEKILGKEFVVKSSFGHVRDLDKGSQAVDVENDFATKYIVSPEKRKVVKELKDWVKKVDEVWLATDEDREGEAISWHLCEVLGLDENTTKRIVFREITKPAIQKAITQPRTVDLNLVDAQQARRVLDRLVGFELSELLWKKIRGKLSAGRVQSVAVKLIVEKERQIREFIPQAFFRLDAIFNVKNEQGRMVQLKATSPDRLSTIEDAQELLNKCVGAKFAIDNIEVKPLTRKPAAPFTTSTLQQDASRKLSFSVKRTMQVAQRLYEAGHITYMRTDSISLSEVAIASIAQQVEQDFGKEYVNVRRFKSKNTSAQEAHEAIRPTYIAKQNVSGDRDEQRLYELIWKRTIASQMAEAKLEKTIVNIGIDKVPDQILRAEGEVLVFDGFLKVYLESKDDDDDDDEVKGMLPPLDEGQQLPLDILTATESFTRPPARYTEAGLVKALEEKGIGRPSTYAPTISKIMEENRGYVVSESRDGEDRDFRVITLQGNKVSAETKTEKAGAVKNRLFPTEIGITVSDFLEEHFDTIMEYGFTSDIEERFDRVAEGKENWTKMLREFYVPFHKSVEVITETADRVTKERIIGTDPETGRTILVRLSRRGPVIQLGAPDELLPDEKPKYANLPAGMEMDDIDLEISLKLFELPKTLGEYEGKEVIVGVGRYGPYVRWGDDYISLGRGADPHEVDYEMALEKIAIKKKEDEPVAHYKGEPVTKGKGRFGPFIKWQKLFVNVPKKYDWDNLTEAEAIELLKGKIEKEANRYVQRWEEEDISIQNGRWGPFIKFKKANVKLPKIGTEKMTAEQAQELSLDDVKAIIEAELPGSFSKEKSKAKAKPKAKPRKKK; this is translated from the coding sequence ATGCCAAAGAACCTCGTCATTGTGGAGTCTCCTGCTAAAGCAAAGACCATCGAGAAAATCCTGGGAAAGGAGTTTGTCGTAAAATCTAGCTTTGGCCACGTGCGCGATCTGGACAAAGGAAGCCAGGCCGTGGATGTGGAAAATGACTTTGCAACCAAATATATTGTCTCTCCTGAAAAGCGCAAAGTTGTTAAAGAACTTAAAGATTGGGTTAAGAAGGTAGACGAAGTGTGGCTCGCGACGGATGAAGACCGCGAGGGAGAAGCCATTTCCTGGCACCTGTGTGAAGTGTTAGGGCTGGATGAAAACACCACCAAGCGGATTGTATTTCGAGAAATCACCAAACCAGCTATTCAGAAAGCCATTACCCAACCACGTACCGTTGACCTCAACCTGGTAGATGCCCAGCAGGCACGTCGGGTATTGGATCGCCTGGTAGGGTTTGAACTGTCAGAGTTGCTGTGGAAGAAAATCAGGGGTAAATTATCCGCCGGCCGGGTTCAGTCCGTTGCCGTTAAGCTGATCGTAGAAAAGGAGCGCCAAATTCGTGAATTCATTCCCCAGGCATTCTTTCGACTGGATGCCATTTTTAATGTAAAGAATGAGCAAGGCCGCATGGTTCAGCTCAAAGCAACTTCTCCTGATCGACTTTCGACCATTGAGGATGCACAGGAATTACTGAATAAGTGCGTGGGTGCAAAGTTTGCCATTGACAACATCGAGGTAAAACCTTTGACGCGCAAACCCGCTGCTCCTTTTACAACTTCTACCCTCCAGCAGGATGCTAGCAGGAAGCTCAGTTTTTCGGTAAAACGCACCATGCAGGTTGCCCAGCGCCTTTATGAAGCCGGGCATATCACTTATATGCGTACGGATTCTATCAGTTTATCCGAAGTCGCTATTGCTTCCATCGCTCAGCAGGTAGAACAGGATTTTGGCAAGGAATACGTCAACGTAAGGCGCTTTAAGAGCAAGAATACTTCGGCACAAGAGGCGCACGAAGCTATCCGCCCTACTTATATTGCCAAACAGAACGTAAGCGGAGATCGTGATGAACAGCGCTTGTACGAACTGATCTGGAAGCGCACGATCGCCTCACAGATGGCGGAAGCGAAATTGGAAAAGACTATTGTCAATATTGGCATCGACAAGGTACCTGATCAAATTCTGCGCGCAGAAGGCGAGGTTTTGGTTTTTGATGGTTTCTTAAAAGTCTATCTGGAATCCAAGGATGATGATGACGATGATGACGAAGTAAAAGGCATGTTGCCTCCTTTGGATGAAGGACAGCAATTGCCGCTGGATATTCTCACGGCTACCGAAAGCTTTACGCGCCCACCCGCTCGCTACACGGAGGCTGGTTTGGTGAAAGCATTGGAAGAGAAAGGTATTGGCCGTCCTTCTACGTATGCACCAACGATCAGCAAAATCATGGAAGAGAACCGTGGTTATGTTGTAAGTGAGTCGCGTGATGGTGAAGACCGGGATTTCCGCGTGATCACGTTGCAGGGCAATAAGGTGAGCGCGGAGACAAAGACAGAAAAGGCTGGCGCCGTTAAGAACCGCCTGTTTCCTACCGAGATAGGAATTACCGTCTCTGACTTCCTGGAAGAGCATTTCGATACCATTATGGAATATGGCTTTACCAGTGATATTGAAGAACGTTTCGATAGAGTAGCGGAAGGGAAAGAGAACTGGACCAAGATGTTGCGGGAGTTTTATGTTCCTTTTCATAAAAGCGTTGAGGTCATTACCGAAACCGCTGACCGGGTAACCAAGGAGCGGATTATTGGTACTGATCCGGAAACGGGGAGAACCATCCTGGTGCGTCTTTCTCGCCGTGGGCCGGTAATCCAGTTGGGAGCTCCTGATGAATTGTTACCCGATGAGAAACCAAAGTACGCCAACCTTCCTGCGGGAATGGAAATGGATGACATCGATCTGGAAATATCTCTCAAGCTGTTTGAGTTGCCCAAGACTTTGGGCGAATATGAAGGCAAAGAAGTCATTGTTGGTGTGGGGCGTTATGGCCCTTATGTCCGCTGGGGCGATGATTATATTTCCTTAGGGCGTGGTGCTGATCCACACGAGGTGGATTACGAAATGGCCCTCGAGAAAATAGCCATCAAAAAGAAGGAAGACGAACCGGTTGCACATTACAAAGGAGAGCCCGTCACCAAGGGTAAGGGACGTTTTGGGCCTTTTATCAAGTGGCAGAAACTCTTTGTCAATGTACCCAAGAAATACGACTGGGACAACCTTACTGAAGCGGAAGCCATAGAATTGCTGAAAGGAAAAATTGAGAAAGAAGCCAACCGCTACGTCCAGCGTTGGGAGGAAGAAGATATCAGCATCCAGAATGGTCGTTGGGGACCTTTCATCAAGTTCAAAAAAGCCAACGTCAAGCTTCCCAAAATCGGTACCGAAAAAATGACGGCTGAACAAGCCCAAGAGCTGAGTCTCGATGATGTGAAAGCAATCATAGAAGCAGAGCTACCAGGATCCTTCAGCAAAGAAAAGAGCAAAGCCAAGGCAAAACCCAAAGCTAAGCCTCGTAAGAAGAAATAA
- the purB gene encoding adenylosuccinate lyase: MTSLEAVSPIDGRYRNKTQNLSTYFSEAALIQYRVMVEVKYFQALYELGLPQLKGIAVDKVASLSELYENFSLEDASAIKEIEKTTNHDVKAVEYHIKQAFERLGLSDYQEFVHFGLTSQDINNTAVPLSLRDAYQNVYLPGAKAILADLNALAEEWKAIPMLARTHGQPASPTLLGKEIAVFTARLEHQLLQLSHIELRVKFGGATGNLNAHYAAYPSYDWHAFAEAFAEKHLGLPRAFPTTQIEHYDNLAAFFHAMARINTILIDFCRDIWTYISMEYFRQKTIAGEVGSSAMPHKVNPIDFENAEGNLGIANALLEHLAHKLPVSRLQRDLTDSTVLRNIGVPFAHTMIAFQAIQKGLSKLLLNENKLHDDLENNWMVIAEAIQNILRRENYPKPYEALKALTRGKATVGEAEIKAFIKELPVSEEIKQELLLLSPHTYTGKFV, translated from the coding sequence ATGACCTCCTTAGAAGCTGTAAGTCCTATTGATGGCAGATACCGCAACAAAACGCAAAACCTCAGCACGTATTTTTCTGAAGCTGCATTAATCCAGTACCGGGTGATGGTAGAAGTGAAATATTTTCAAGCACTTTACGAACTTGGTCTACCCCAATTAAAGGGCATAGCTGTCGATAAGGTTGCAAGTTTAAGTGAATTATACGAAAATTTTTCATTGGAGGATGCTTCAGCGATTAAGGAAATAGAAAAAACGACCAACCACGATGTCAAGGCCGTTGAGTACCATATCAAGCAAGCTTTTGAGCGACTAGGCTTGAGTGATTATCAGGAGTTTGTACACTTTGGCCTGACCAGTCAGGATATTAATAACACGGCTGTTCCTCTTTCTTTGCGGGATGCTTACCAGAACGTCTACCTACCCGGCGCTAAAGCCATTCTTGCTGACTTGAACGCTCTAGCGGAAGAATGGAAGGCTATTCCGATGCTAGCACGCACCCACGGTCAGCCAGCATCTCCTACCCTGTTGGGGAAAGAAATTGCGGTGTTCACCGCTCGACTTGAACACCAACTGCTGCAACTCTCGCACATTGAATTACGGGTAAAGTTTGGCGGAGCTACGGGTAACCTCAACGCTCACTATGCTGCGTATCCGAGCTACGACTGGCACGCATTTGCGGAAGCATTTGCAGAAAAACACCTCGGACTGCCCCGGGCCTTTCCTACTACGCAAATTGAACACTACGATAATTTGGCGGCCTTCTTCCACGCGATGGCGCGCATCAATACCATCCTCATTGACTTCTGTCGCGATATCTGGACTTACATTTCTATGGAATACTTCCGCCAAAAGACCATTGCCGGGGAGGTTGGATCCAGCGCTATGCCCCATAAGGTCAACCCGATTGATTTTGAAAATGCGGAAGGCAACCTTGGTATTGCTAATGCATTGCTTGAACACCTGGCCCATAAGTTGCCGGTTTCCAGGCTGCAAAGAGACCTTACTGACAGTACGGTATTACGCAACATCGGCGTACCTTTTGCCCATACGATGATTGCTTTCCAGGCCATCCAAAAAGGACTGAGCAAGCTACTGCTCAATGAAAACAAGCTCCACGATGATCTCGAAAACAACTGGATGGTCATTGCCGAAGCGATCCAGAATATTCTTCGAAGAGAAAACTACCCCAAACCTTACGAAGCACTCAAAGCACTCACCCGTGGCAAAGCTACCGTAGGGGAAGCAGAGATCAAGGCCTTTATCAAGGAGTTGCCTGTAAGCGAGGAGATCAAGCAGGAATTATTACTGTTGAGCCCACATACTTATACGGGTAAGTTTGTGTAA
- a CDS encoding propionyl-CoA synthetase, translated as MTYQKEYQNSLTNPTAYWTEQAQALDWFTFPETILSQDQDGLYRWYKGGKMNTSYLALDYHVANGRAEQTALIYDSPVTNTKERYTYQELLDETARFAGVLQAQGVTKGDRVIIYMPMIPQVVFAMLACARLGAVHSVVFGGFAAHELAIRIDDARPKLILVASGGKEIDRIIPYKPIIDKALQEATFQPQACIVYQRDFVHADLQEGRDFDWETLLAKAQPVSYTPVDATDPLYILYTSGTTGQPKGIVRDNGGHAVALHYSMKNIYGVQPGETYWAASDVGWVVGHSYIVYAPLIYGCTTVLFEGKPIKTPDAGTFWRVIEEYQVKVFFTAPTAFRAIKKEDPEGKLKEQYDTSCLKYLFLAGERTDVNTLNWCEEMLKVPVIDHWWQTESGYPMLANMAGLELQPIKPGSAGPPVCGFEVAILDHDNQEMAPGEEGAVAIRYPLPPGCLPNLWEDTARFKKSYLSAYPGYYFSGDGGYKDEDGYVYITGRIDDIINVAGHRLSTAEMEEVVAAHPAVAECAVIGVADELKGQLPVGFFVLKTGVTTSEATVEQELIKMVRDTIGPVAAFKRAVQVERLPKTRSGKILRKIMRAIADQQSFKPPSTIDDMSVLGELEAMMKEKAIGNCGS; from the coding sequence ATGACCTACCAAAAAGAATACCAAAACAGCCTAACAAATCCCACTGCATATTGGACGGAGCAAGCCCAAGCACTTGACTGGTTCACTTTTCCGGAGACGATTCTTAGCCAGGATCAGGACGGGCTTTATCGCTGGTACAAGGGGGGTAAGATGAATACTTCCTATCTGGCCTTGGATTACCATGTGGCCAATGGCCGAGCGGAGCAAACGGCACTGATCTATGATTCTCCTGTAACGAATACCAAAGAGCGTTATACTTATCAGGAATTATTGGACGAGACGGCTCGTTTTGCGGGTGTCCTACAGGCGCAAGGGGTAACCAAAGGGGATCGGGTGATTATCTATATGCCGATGATTCCGCAGGTTGTTTTTGCGATGTTGGCTTGTGCGCGTTTGGGGGCCGTCCACTCCGTTGTGTTTGGTGGTTTTGCTGCGCACGAACTGGCGATTCGGATTGATGATGCTCGCCCCAAATTGATTTTGGTAGCCAGTGGGGGAAAAGAAATCGACCGCATTATACCGTATAAACCGATCATTGACAAGGCGCTGCAAGAAGCTACTTTTCAGCCTCAAGCCTGTATTGTTTACCAGCGTGATTTTGTACATGCAGACCTTCAGGAGGGACGGGATTTTGATTGGGAAACCCTTTTGGCAAAAGCCCAGCCAGTGAGCTATACCCCGGTAGATGCTACAGATCCTTTGTACATTCTCTACACTTCTGGTACAACGGGCCAGCCCAAAGGCATCGTAAGGGATAATGGGGGACATGCTGTGGCGCTTCACTACAGCATGAAGAATATTTACGGCGTACAGCCAGGAGAAACCTACTGGGCAGCTTCTGATGTAGGTTGGGTAGTAGGGCACTCTTATATTGTCTACGCCCCCTTGATTTACGGTTGTACCACGGTATTGTTTGAAGGCAAGCCGATCAAAACGCCGGATGCGGGCACTTTTTGGCGGGTTATTGAGGAGTACCAGGTAAAGGTGTTTTTTACTGCACCTACGGCTTTCAGAGCCATCAAAAAGGAAGATCCCGAAGGGAAATTAAAAGAACAGTACGATACCTCTTGTCTAAAGTACCTCTTTCTGGCAGGAGAACGCACTGATGTGAATACCCTTAATTGGTGTGAAGAGATGCTAAAGGTCCCCGTCATCGACCACTGGTGGCAGACGGAGTCGGGGTACCCTATGTTGGCCAACATGGCGGGTTTGGAATTGCAGCCGATCAAGCCGGGTTCAGCAGGTCCTCCTGTCTGTGGTTTTGAAGTCGCTATTTTAGACCACGACAACCAGGAAATGGCCCCAGGTGAAGAAGGCGCGGTAGCCATACGCTATCCATTGCCTCCGGGTTGCCTACCCAACTTGTGGGAAGATACGGCCCGTTTCAAGAAATCCTATTTGTCGGCCTATCCTGGCTACTATTTTTCTGGAGACGGTGGATACAAAGACGAGGATGGCTATGTCTACATTACGGGCCGCATTGACGATATCATCAATGTTGCTGGCCACCGATTGTCGACCGCAGAGATGGAGGAAGTTGTAGCGGCTCACCCTGCCGTCGCGGAATGTGCCGTCATCGGTGTGGCAGACGAGCTCAAAGGGCAATTACCCGTCGGTTTCTTTGTCTTGAAAACGGGGGTTACGACATCCGAAGCTACCGTTGAGCAAGAACTGATCAAGATGGTTCGTGATACCATTGGGCCCGTTGCTGCCTTCAAGCGAGCTGTGCAGGTAGAACGGCTTCCTAAAACACGATCAGGAAAAATTCTTCGAAAAATCATGCGTGCCATTGCCGACCAACAGTCTTTCAAGCCGCCTTCAACTATCGATGACATGAGTGTCCTTGGGGAGTTGGAAGCCATGATGAAGGAGAAAGCCATCGGCAACTGCGGGAGCTGA
- a CDS encoding DUF294 nucleotidyltransferase-like domain-containing protein — MNVIPDRVYRFLKEYPPFSMLDKLTLEKLAGETIIKYLQAGEFVFTEGEAPQEYIYVVREGAVELLKEEEGLLVEVCDEGDLFGLRPLLANQPYALSAKAAEECLLYAIKVDNLQELIETQPKVGYYLAQNFAFSISDKYIKRYKGKIFLDKDPAVLLQTSLFEIQSVNHSKSPVCCAPSATIQEAARIMQQKQVGSILITNDEQHPIGIVTDRDLRNRVVTGEVSRRSAITEIMTQPVVTILPDCSVAEVQMAMMKNGIHHLCLTQDGSPYSPVVGILSEHDLLVLQGNNPAILIREMKRSTSAIELAAIRTKAEGLLRQYLEREVAMDFISTVMTEINDALITRVIEIAMKELSTPLPDLKWCWMGLGSEGRGEQLLRTDQDSALVFEDVPEEALEENRVQFLAFAKRVTYHLNTCGFAYCPGNMMASNPKWCLSLQEWKNQFSEWILMPTNQNIMHCNIFFDFRPLYGERALPKILSEHIFEKIPQKGIFLSVMGKNALQNPPPLTFFRNFVVEKNGEHKDAFNIKSRAMMPLTDAARLLILGHQVAGINNTIKRFEKLAELEPNYKELFEQAADAYEILIRYRALQGLKNNNSGKFLLIEEMSKMQKLNLRNTFRPIGELHDIIIIRYQVNYFN, encoded by the coding sequence ATGAACGTCATTCCAGATCGCGTCTATCGGTTTCTTAAGGAATATCCTCCTTTCTCCATGCTTGACAAGTTGACCCTTGAAAAGCTGGCTGGTGAAACCATTATCAAATACCTACAAGCGGGAGAGTTTGTCTTTACCGAAGGTGAAGCTCCGCAGGAATACATTTATGTGGTGCGGGAAGGAGCCGTAGAGCTACTCAAAGAGGAAGAAGGTCTGCTGGTAGAAGTATGTGATGAAGGTGACCTTTTTGGACTACGTCCACTTTTGGCGAACCAACCTTACGCATTATCCGCAAAGGCTGCGGAAGAATGTTTGCTCTACGCCATCAAGGTCGACAATCTGCAAGAACTTATTGAGACACAACCCAAAGTAGGCTATTACCTGGCCCAAAATTTTGCTTTTAGCATCAGTGACAAGTACATTAAACGCTATAAAGGAAAAATCTTTTTAGACAAAGACCCAGCAGTATTACTACAGACCTCCTTATTTGAGATACAATCCGTCAATCACAGCAAATCGCCGGTATGTTGTGCCCCTAGCGCTACCATCCAGGAAGCGGCCAGAATCATGCAACAAAAACAGGTAGGTTCTATCCTCATCACCAACGATGAGCAGCATCCTATTGGTATTGTCACTGACCGTGACCTTAGAAACCGCGTGGTAACCGGCGAAGTGAGCAGGCGTTCGGCCATCACAGAAATAATGACGCAGCCGGTGGTGACTATTCTGCCTGACTGTAGTGTGGCGGAAGTGCAGATGGCGATGATGAAAAACGGCATCCACCACCTGTGTCTTACCCAGGACGGATCACCCTACTCACCGGTGGTAGGGATTCTTTCTGAACATGATCTACTTGTGCTACAAGGCAACAATCCCGCTATTCTGATCCGAGAGATGAAAAGAAGTACTTCAGCGATAGAATTAGCGGCAATTAGAACCAAAGCAGAGGGGCTGTTACGGCAATATCTTGAACGGGAAGTGGCTATGGATTTCATATCCACGGTGATGACCGAAATTAATGATGCATTAATTACCAGGGTCATCGAAATAGCAATGAAGGAACTGAGTACCCCGCTTCCCGATCTCAAATGGTGCTGGATGGGTTTGGGAAGCGAAGGCCGGGGAGAACAATTGCTCCGTACTGATCAAGACAGCGCACTTGTATTCGAGGATGTACCAGAAGAAGCCCTGGAAGAAAACAGGGTTCAATTTTTAGCTTTTGCCAAAAGGGTCACCTATCATCTCAATACTTGTGGATTTGCCTACTGTCCAGGTAATATGATGGCTAGCAATCCCAAATGGTGTCTATCCTTACAGGAATGGAAAAACCAATTTTCTGAGTGGATACTTATGCCTACGAACCAGAATATTATGCACTGTAATATCTTTTTCGACTTCCGTCCATTGTACGGAGAAAGGGCACTTCCCAAAATCCTCAGTGAGCATATCTTCGAAAAAATACCTCAAAAAGGGATTTTTCTATCTGTCATGGGGAAAAATGCCCTGCAAAACCCTCCACCGCTTACTTTCTTCCGCAACTTTGTGGTAGAGAAAAATGGCGAACACAAAGATGCATTTAACATCAAATCGAGAGCGATGATGCCCTTGACCGATGCTGCAAGGCTCCTCATTCTTGGCCACCAAGTAGCGGGAATCAACAACACCATCAAGCGATTTGAAAAACTTGCCGAGCTGGAGCCCAATTACAAGGAACTCTTCGAGCAGGCTGCTGATGCTTACGAAATCCTCATCCGTTATCGGGCTCTGCAAGGACTCAAAAACAACAATTCCGGGAAATTTCTTTTGATCGAGGAAATGTCCAAAATGCAGAAGCTGAATTTGCGTAACACCTTTCGCCCTATCGGAGAATTGCATGACATCATCATCATTCGGTACCAAGTGAATTACTTCAATTAG
- a CDS encoding PolC-type DNA polymerase III → MSWIKKVLGIKPVYPAKSYWLEYDHFFDHPDPKKHLFRNKRMVVLDTETTGLNPTTDRLLSIGAVAVKDQQIYVGDRFEAFFSNEGLYQAKERESVPVHGILQKHWAQLPDNQKILIDLLAYLKDSIIVGHHIAFDFAMLNNAFMAQLGGPLQNQVLDTAHLAQRLASPFAAYQAAPQEIGQYSLDQLCKVYNIPVEGRHTASGDAMLTALLLVKLLGRLEQRGVKTLKDLLR, encoded by the coding sequence ATGAGTTGGATCAAAAAAGTACTTGGGATCAAGCCCGTCTATCCTGCCAAAAGCTACTGGTTGGAGTACGACCATTTTTTTGACCATCCAGACCCTAAAAAACACCTCTTTCGAAACAAACGCATGGTCGTTTTAGACACCGAGACCACAGGCTTAAACCCCACGACCGATCGGCTACTATCTATTGGTGCTGTAGCAGTGAAAGATCAGCAGATTTATGTAGGAGATCGCTTTGAAGCCTTTTTCTCCAATGAGGGGCTGTACCAGGCCAAAGAGCGAGAAAGTGTCCCCGTTCATGGCATTCTCCAAAAACACTGGGCTCAGCTTCCCGATAACCAAAAGATTCTAATTGACCTTTTGGCTTACTTAAAAGACAGCATTATTGTTGGGCACCACATTGCCTTTGATTTTGCGATGCTCAACAATGCTTTCATGGCCCAACTAGGAGGCCCTTTGCAAAACCAGGTACTGGATACCGCTCACTTGGCACAGCGGCTAGCCTCTCCTTTCGCAGCTTATCAGGCTGCTCCTCAAGAAATTGGCCAGTACAGCCTCGACCAACTTTGCAAAGTCTATAATATCCCCGTTGAAGGCCGTCATACTGCCAGTGGAGATGCTATGCTTACCGCTCTATTGTTGGTCAAACTACTCGGGCGATTAGAGCAAAGAGGCGTTAAAACACTCAAAGACCTTCTCCGATAA
- a CDS encoding YqaE/Pmp3 family membrane protein: protein MKLLQFSLLLIFTLLTGPTVSEAAVLHPKPVDKTEVATGQQMSKKEQRQLRKEQRRSFRKAVREQVRALKQSSSSSDIDLILLVIIALFIPPLAMFLYDGEASSRFWISLVLMLLAIPLWGTLGALAFLASIIYTLYIILSESL, encoded by the coding sequence ATGAAGTTATTACAATTCTCCCTGCTTCTCATTTTCACTCTTCTAACGGGTCCCACTGTATCCGAAGCAGCGGTGCTACACCCCAAACCAGTAGACAAAACGGAAGTAGCTACGGGTCAGCAAATGAGTAAAAAAGAGCAACGCCAACTACGCAAAGAGCAGCGACGTAGCTTCCGTAAAGCAGTAAGGGAACAAGTTCGTGCCTTGAAACAAAGTAGTAGCTCTTCTGACATAGACCTTATCTTACTGGTGATTATTGCATTGTTTATACCACCATTGGCGATGTTTCTTTACGATGGAGAAGCGAGTTCCAGGTTCTGGATTTCTTTGGTATTGATGCTCTTGGCCATCCCTTTATGGGGAACCTTAGGCGCTCTGGCTTTTCTGGCCAGTATAATTTATACCCTCTATATTATTCTCAGTGAATCGCTTTGA
- a CDS encoding ArsR/SmtB family transcription factor — translation MKTPNQTESLRESSEILRAIAHPIRLAIIELLHQQGKLSVTEIYEDLNIEQAVASHHLRILKNKNVVDLDRVGKTSLYYLAHPSYYDIVRVLNDVG, via the coding sequence ATGAAAACACCAAATCAAACAGAATCCTTACGCGAATCCAGCGAAATACTGAGGGCCATCGCCCATCCTATCCGCCTAGCCATCATTGAACTGCTCCATCAGCAAGGCAAGCTTTCTGTGACCGAAATTTATGAGGATTTGAATATCGAACAGGCCGTAGCCTCTCACCATCTCCGCATTTTAAAGAACAAAAATGTAGTCGACCTCGATCGGGTTGGTAAGACTTCACTTTATTATTTGGCACATCCTTCCTATTATGACATTGTTCGGGTCTTGAATGATGTCGGCTAG
- a CDS encoding porin translates to MKKRIPLIALLACMLGLFSNTLKAQEAPEVDHSYKPLKLNLSEDGSKYVRFIIWHQQWLTTSNLTKPDGGDAAKLQLSSSIRRSRMLAFAQVSPRFLILTHFGLNGLDANNLTSLGNNSNAPQLFLHDAWVEFMVNENLYIGSGLHYWKGLTRLANQSTLNFMTMDQSRPFVHWHSLGVTDQFARHLGVYAKGSIDKFDYRLAINNPGRNGITGNYNGQANPALTYTGVSNTNKDGDPTGNTVIEGYFRYQIKDTESIKLPYAVGTYLGTKDVLAIGAGFFAHPNGMYNSNTGEHVNVTHFAADIFLDKPISGGGCLNAYASFMSFNYGEDFVARWAGTGSVLYGHLGVLIPGSKVMPYVAYQTGNYEGLADPTNALDIGANYFINGHNAKLTLEYHHIGNDPREGGPLDVNQIRMQAHIFL, encoded by the coding sequence ATGAAGAAAAGAATACCATTGATCGCCTTATTGGCTTGCATGTTGGGGCTTTTTTCCAACACGCTGAAGGCACAGGAAGCACCCGAAGTAGACCATTCTTACAAGCCGTTGAAACTCAATCTCAGCGAGGATGGCTCCAAGTATGTCCGCTTTATCATTTGGCACCAACAGTGGCTTACCACAAGCAACCTTACCAAACCTGACGGTGGAGATGCGGCCAAATTGCAACTAAGCTCTAGTATTCGTAGATCGCGGATGCTGGCCTTTGCCCAGGTTTCTCCCCGCTTTTTGATTCTTACACATTTTGGTCTGAACGGTCTTGATGCTAATAACCTGACGTCTTTAGGTAACAATAGCAATGCCCCACAATTGTTCCTACACGACGCCTGGGTAGAATTCATGGTCAACGAAAATCTCTACATCGGTAGTGGATTGCATTACTGGAAAGGCTTGACGCGCCTGGCCAATCAAAGCACACTCAACTTTATGACCATGGACCAAAGTCGTCCATTTGTACATTGGCACTCGTTGGGGGTTACCGATCAATTTGCTCGCCATTTAGGCGTTTATGCCAAAGGCAGTATTGATAAGTTTGACTATCGCCTAGCCATCAACAACCCAGGTCGTAATGGTATCACTGGCAACTACAACGGACAGGCCAATCCGGCCCTCACTTACACGGGTGTAAGTAATACCAACAAAGATGGCGACCCTACTGGAAACACGGTCATCGAAGGCTATTTCCGCTACCAAATCAAAGACACAGAATCCATCAAGCTCCCTTACGCGGTAGGTACTTACCTGGGCACCAAGGACGTCTTAGCGATCGGTGCAGGCTTTTTTGCTCACCCCAACGGCATGTACAACAGCAATACCGGAGAGCACGTAAACGTGACCCACTTCGCGGCGGATATCTTTTTGGACAAGCCCATCTCTGGCGGTGGTTGTTTGAATGCCTATGCCTCTTTTATGAGCTTTAACTATGGAGAAGATTTTGTTGCTCGCTGGGCAGGAACAGGCTCTGTACTTTATGGCCATTTGGGTGTATTGATTCCGGGCAGCAAAGTGATGCCTTATGTAGCATATCAAACAGGCAACTACGAAGGTCTAGCGGATCCTACTAATGCGCTTGACATTGGTGCCAACTACTTCATCAATGGGCATAATGCCAAACTTACCTTGGAATACCACCACATCGGCAACGATCCTCGGGAAGGTGGTCCGCTGGATGTTAACCAAATTCGCATGCAGGCTCATATCTTCTTATAG